The following proteins come from a genomic window of Geomonas sp. RF6:
- a CDS encoding lipopolysaccharide biosynthesis protein, which yields MSLRRTTALGIGYNALIRVMMFGCQGVTSIILARSLKPSDYGIVGFSLIFVNFFRSFSDMGLNNALVKNKTLDDLEAGTAFVLRIILGMTACLVAYLVSIPAGWLFSSPQVVPAIRALSVNFLISAFALLPVAFLKRELNYRRLSIYELSITVVSSVASIVAALLGYGFWSIVAGNLLATALSTVLVNLLRPTRILLAFDRKIARIFLSYGSHIFVSGLVVYLMLNTDNFIVGAASGTALLGCYTIAFNWGSMVCTILQGVVLNVLFPTFSRLVREGKKIEKQYLDVVEYVAFLAVATNLTLFIASHDFLLYFLGKGDPKWLPALPALRILCLYGIIRAILEPMGQVMLALGKSELISRATLIAAVVEIVAIYPALKIGGLVGAAVVVTVAYVLQYFYYLRVLAGIVDLKASAIGRRVLPALLAAPAACVGLFGPGTASPGLVGLFVKVILAVLCYLVAYGLLTRWKFYREMRTLIPAPAR from the coding sequence GTGTCTCTGCGTAGAACGACCGCCCTCGGGATAGGGTACAACGCCCTCATCAGGGTTATGATGTTCGGCTGCCAGGGGGTCACCAGCATCATCCTGGCCCGCAGCCTGAAACCGAGCGACTACGGCATAGTGGGGTTCTCCCTGATCTTCGTCAATTTCTTTCGTAGTTTCAGCGATATGGGGCTGAATAACGCCTTAGTAAAGAATAAGACACTGGACGACCTGGAGGCGGGGACCGCCTTTGTGCTGCGGATTATACTCGGGATGACCGCGTGCCTCGTCGCTTACCTCGTTTCCATTCCGGCAGGATGGCTCTTCAGCAGCCCGCAGGTGGTACCGGCCATCCGTGCCCTCTCCGTCAACTTCCTCATCTCCGCCTTCGCGCTCCTCCCGGTCGCCTTCCTGAAACGAGAGCTGAACTACCGGCGCCTATCAATTTATGAACTGAGCATCACCGTGGTATCGTCCGTTGCCTCGATAGTCGCCGCCCTTCTAGGGTACGGCTTCTGGAGCATCGTCGCCGGCAACCTCCTGGCGACCGCCCTGTCGACAGTGCTGGTCAACCTCTTGCGGCCGACGCGCATCCTCCTTGCCTTTGACCGGAAGATCGCCAGGATCTTTCTCTCCTACGGAAGCCACATCTTCGTCTCCGGGTTGGTGGTCTACCTCATGCTCAACACGGACAACTTCATCGTCGGTGCTGCTTCGGGAACAGCGCTTCTCGGGTGCTACACCATCGCTTTCAACTGGGGCTCGATGGTGTGCACAATTTTGCAGGGGGTAGTGCTAAACGTCCTGTTTCCTACCTTCTCCCGCCTGGTACGCGAGGGGAAAAAGATCGAGAAACAGTATCTTGACGTGGTGGAGTACGTGGCATTTCTGGCTGTCGCCACCAACCTTACCTTGTTCATCGCCTCCCATGATTTCCTCCTTTACTTTCTCGGCAAAGGAGACCCGAAGTGGCTGCCGGCCCTGCCCGCCCTAAGGATCTTGTGCCTGTACGGCATCATCAGGGCGATCCTCGAGCCCATGGGACAGGTCATGCTGGCTCTGGGGAAGAGCGAGCTGATATCACGGGCCACGCTCATCGCCGCAGTGGTGGAGATCGTCGCCATCTATCCCGCCCTCAAGATCGGCGGCCTTGTGGGAGCCGCCGTCGTAGTGACGGTTGCATACGTCCTCCAATATTTTTACTACCTGCGTGTGCTCGCGGGGATCGTCGACCTCAAGGCCAGCGCCATCGGGCGGCGGGTACTGCCGGCATTGCTCGCCGCCCCGGCGGCTTGTGTCGGCCTCTTCGGACCAGGGACCGCTTCCCCCGGTCTGGTCGGTCTTTTTGTGAAGGTTATTCTGGCCGTGCTCTGTTATCTGGTCGCTTACGGCTTACTGACCCGATGGAAATTTTACCGTGAGATGCGCACCCTTATTCCCGCTCCCGCTCGCTGA
- a CDS encoding glycosyltransferase family 2 protein, translating to MVFLFWISFAFVFYTYLGYPLCLAVLKKVRPRPVKKVEFFPLVSVVIAACNEEQNIMRRLENLLAQDYPSDRLEIILVSDGSEDRTVEHALRVAGEKVRIVELPSRQGKAEALNAGVPWAIGDIIVFCDARQTFEEDAIRQLVANFWDETVGCVSGELMLHKTTSSGIQVEMGAYWQYEKWIRKAESSCGSVVGATGAIYAIRRSLYRTLPQGTLLDDVMIPMQVVLQGYRTIFDGSAKAHDIVSGQMTQEWVRKVRTLGGNWQLMGLLPSLLCPWKNRCCWRFVSHKMGRLLVPVALLMLAGLGPLIEGSLYLFATSLQVVFYALAAVGAALPATRSSRMVQMSYFFVVMNLAALAGFWRWLRGDSSTLWRPAYLEGGN from the coding sequence TTGGTATTTCTCTTTTGGATCAGTTTCGCCTTCGTATTCTACACCTACCTTGGCTATCCGCTGTGCCTCGCGGTTCTCAAGAAGGTAAGGCCGCGTCCTGTCAAAAAAGTGGAATTCTTCCCTCTTGTCTCTGTTGTCATCGCAGCGTGCAATGAAGAGCAGAACATCATGAGGCGGCTGGAGAACCTGCTGGCCCAGGACTATCCATCGGACCGGCTGGAGATCATCCTCGTCTCCGATGGCTCTGAGGACCGCACCGTCGAACACGCGCTGCGTGTCGCTGGCGAGAAGGTGAGGATCGTGGAGTTGCCGTCTAGACAGGGGAAGGCGGAGGCGTTGAACGCGGGGGTCCCTTGGGCCATCGGGGACATCATCGTCTTCTGTGACGCCCGTCAGACCTTCGAGGAGGATGCTATCCGCCAGTTGGTGGCGAACTTCTGGGACGAGACGGTCGGTTGCGTCAGCGGTGAGTTGATGCTGCACAAGACCACCTCGAGCGGTATCCAGGTGGAAATGGGGGCGTACTGGCAGTATGAGAAATGGATCAGGAAGGCCGAGAGCAGCTGCGGTTCGGTTGTCGGGGCGACGGGCGCAATTTACGCGATCCGGCGGTCGTTGTACCGCACCCTGCCGCAGGGGACCCTCCTTGACGACGTGATGATCCCGATGCAGGTGGTGCTGCAGGGGTACCGCACCATCTTTGACGGGAGCGCCAAGGCCCACGACATCGTCTCCGGTCAGATGACACAGGAGTGGGTGCGCAAGGTAAGGACCCTTGGTGGGAACTGGCAGCTCATGGGACTTCTCCCCTCTTTACTCTGCCCCTGGAAGAACCGCTGCTGCTGGCGCTTCGTTTCCCACAAGATGGGGCGGCTTCTGGTGCCTGTGGCGCTGCTGATGCTCGCCGGCTTAGGACCTCTGATCGAGGGATCGCTATACCTTTTCGCTACCTCTTTGCAAGTCGTCTTCTACGCACTGGCCGCCGTCGGTGCAGCACTTCCTGCGACCCGCAGCAGTAGGATGGTGCAAATGAGCTACTTTTTCGTGGTCATGAACCTGGCGGCCCTAGCGGGGTTCTGGCGCTGGCTCAGAGGGGACAGCTCCACGCTGTGGCGTCCCGCGTATCTCGAGGGAGGAAACTAG
- a CDS encoding TIGR03016 family PEP-CTERM system-associated outer membrane protein, with amino-acid sequence MKRAAAALCAFGAAWSCGTALAAEFEFHPSLGLSEEYSDNILETSTGRKSDFVTRVLPGASLLYRSGSLSADARYTFEYRHFAKGWKEDEEVHTLALGGHAALFENFLFVDVSDSLSRRSLDVTRDTTTESLFSDQTDENRATVSPYLLWRLAEKITLKTGYRYTDVRYWEASGATESSGSTSAIDRREHRGYADLTHELTARLSLNASYSYGSVNTDIADYTEHNVSGGARFEYADKCFVYGSIGNSWQDFDNGRDASNFFWNAGVTHDFVVFTGTLEGLVRYSDDPLTVSTKETRYSATLEKRMDSGTMGFSVVRSEFDAEETLSLAAESDRKVTAINLFTRQELSSRLAVALALTGDKVTRDEGTGYPYHFSGSASVTYSFPYEISTALTYTHTEYRYEIEESAGGRQTNRVILDVRKVF; translated from the coding sequence GTGAAAAGAGCGGCAGCCGCACTCTGTGCTTTCGGAGCAGCATGGTCCTGTGGCACTGCGCTCGCCGCCGAGTTCGAGTTCCACCCCTCCCTCGGGTTGAGCGAAGAGTACAGCGATAACATCCTGGAGACCTCCACGGGGAGAAAGAGCGACTTCGTGACCCGCGTGCTCCCGGGCGCCTCCCTTCTCTACCGGAGCGGGTCGCTCAGCGCCGACGCGCGGTACACCTTCGAGTACAGGCACTTCGCGAAAGGGTGGAAAGAGGACGAGGAGGTCCACACCCTGGCTCTCGGCGGACACGCCGCGCTCTTTGAGAATTTCCTCTTTGTCGATGTGAGCGACTCCCTGAGCCGCAGGTCCCTCGACGTGACCCGCGACACCACGACAGAGAGCCTCTTTTCCGACCAGACCGACGAAAACCGCGCCACCGTCTCCCCCTATCTTCTCTGGCGGCTGGCGGAAAAGATAACGCTGAAGACAGGGTACCGGTACACCGACGTGCGCTACTGGGAAGCTTCGGGCGCGACGGAGAGTTCGGGATCGACCTCCGCCATAGACAGGCGGGAGCACAGGGGGTATGCGGACCTGACCCATGAGCTGACCGCGCGCCTGTCGCTCAACGCCTCCTACTCCTACGGCTCGGTAAATACCGACATCGCCGACTACACGGAGCACAACGTATCAGGCGGAGCCCGCTTCGAGTATGCAGACAAGTGCTTTGTCTATGGCAGTATCGGCAACAGCTGGCAGGACTTCGATAACGGAAGGGACGCCAGCAACTTTTTCTGGAACGCCGGAGTCACCCACGACTTCGTCGTCTTCACCGGAACGCTGGAGGGGCTGGTGCGCTACTCCGACGACCCGCTCACCGTCTCCACGAAAGAGACGAGGTACAGTGCGACGCTTGAAAAGCGGATGGACAGCGGGACGATGGGGTTCTCCGTAGTGAGGTCCGAGTTCGATGCAGAGGAGACGCTCTCCCTTGCAGCCGAGTCGGACAGGAAAGTCACCGCCATAAACCTGTTCACCCGTCAGGAGCTTTCGTCCAGGCTCGCAGTCGCACTGGCACTGACCGGTGACAAGGTGACCCGCGACGAAGGGACAGGATACCCGTACCACTTCAGCGGCAGCGCAAGCGTAACCTACAGCTTCCCGTACGAAATCAGCACCGCGCTGACGTACACGCACACGGAGTACCGCTACGAAATCGAGGAGTCGGCAGGGGGACGCCAGACAAACAGGGTGATCCTTGATGTGAGGAAGGTTTTCTAG
- a CDS encoding polysaccharide biosynthesis/export family protein: MKLKLMLAILVIFLMVPAASFAVDYVIGEGDSLDISVWGVKELNFAVKVRPDGKITVPGLGEVVASGMTPSKLQTSLADRLKELVKNPIVTVTVKEITNSKVYIFGGGVKSTVYELSRRTSLLQLLCILSDLKGADLNRAYLLRNGQKVKSNLQKLFVGGDVQEDLLLETGDALFLPVLLDKSVYVLGAVNAPKAIEYREGMKVMEAILEAGGFTKFADQNDVQVKRKSGKDALSFDVKAKRLFKEGDLSQNIELKAGDYVMVKESFF; the protein is encoded by the coding sequence ATGAAGCTGAAACTGATGCTGGCGATCCTGGTGATTTTTCTGATGGTACCGGCCGCTTCCTTTGCCGTCGACTACGTCATCGGCGAGGGTGACAGTCTGGACATCTCCGTATGGGGGGTGAAGGAGCTCAACTTCGCGGTGAAGGTCCGCCCCGACGGAAAGATCACCGTCCCCGGGCTCGGCGAGGTCGTCGCCAGCGGCATGACCCCGAGCAAGCTGCAGACCTCACTCGCGGACAGGCTGAAGGAGCTCGTGAAGAACCCGATAGTGACGGTCACCGTGAAGGAGATAACGAACAGCAAGGTGTACATCTTTGGCGGCGGCGTGAAGTCCACAGTGTACGAGCTTTCCCGGCGCACCTCGCTCCTGCAGCTTCTGTGCATCCTCTCCGACCTGAAGGGGGCGGATCTGAACCGCGCCTACCTTTTGCGAAACGGGCAGAAGGTGAAGAGCAACCTGCAGAAACTCTTCGTCGGCGGCGACGTGCAGGAGGATCTCCTTCTCGAGACCGGCGACGCCCTCTTTCTCCCGGTCCTTCTGGACAAGAGCGTCTACGTTCTCGGCGCCGTGAATGCCCCGAAGGCGATCGAGTACCGCGAGGGTATGAAGGTGATGGAGGCGATCCTCGAGGCGGGGGGCTTCACCAAGTTCGCCGACCAAAACGACGTGCAGGTAAAGAGAAAGAGCGGAAAGGACGCCCTCTCCTTCGACGTAAAGGCAAAGCGCCTCTTCAAGGAAGGGGATCTCAGCCAGAACATCGAGCTGAAGGCGGGGGATTACGTGATGGTGAAGGAGAGTTTCTTCTAG
- a CDS encoding XrtA-associated tyrosine autokinase: protein MSRIEVAMEKAARLRQEREVAGEPAAAPHPAAAPPKRPAAASAQYGVLSPTDPFLVNLHDPHSATAEEYRKLKSALVKMTTGEVFRNTIMVTSSVPCEGKSLTALNLAVSLSQELDHTVLLVDADLRRPSVHRYLNVEQGVGLADVLTGKAQIGETIVPTGIGKLSVIRAGSQVDNPAELFSSQHNKAVIAELKNRYPDRYIIIDTPPVLPFAESRSLAHLVDGVLFVVMERLASQANIREAVESLKGCPILGTVYNAAAVDGTDSRYSYYQGYERTE from the coding sequence ATGAGCAGAATCGAAGTGGCGATGGAAAAGGCTGCCCGGCTCCGGCAGGAGCGGGAGGTGGCGGGCGAGCCGGCTGCAGCGCCTCACCCCGCAGCGGCTCCACCGAAGAGACCTGCGGCAGCGTCAGCGCAATACGGGGTACTGTCGCCGACGGACCCGTTCCTCGTGAACCTGCACGACCCGCACTCGGCAACGGCCGAGGAATACCGGAAGCTCAAGTCGGCGCTGGTGAAGATGACCACCGGCGAGGTGTTCCGCAACACGATCATGGTGACGAGCTCCGTGCCGTGCGAGGGGAAAAGCCTCACCGCGCTCAATCTCGCCGTCAGCCTCTCCCAGGAGCTCGATCACACGGTGCTCCTGGTGGACGCGGACCTGCGCCGCCCCTCGGTGCACCGCTACCTCAACGTGGAGCAGGGGGTGGGGCTTGCCGACGTCCTGACCGGCAAGGCGCAGATCGGGGAGACGATCGTTCCCACGGGGATCGGGAAGCTCTCCGTCATCAGGGCGGGGTCGCAGGTGGACAACCCGGCGGAGCTCTTTTCGTCGCAGCACAACAAGGCGGTCATCGCGGAGCTGAAGAACCGCTATCCGGACCGCTACATAATAATCGACACCCCGCCGGTACTCCCCTTTGCGGAGTCGCGCTCGCTGGCGCATCTCGTGGACGGGGTTCTCTTCGTTGTCATGGAGCGCCTGGCCTCGCAGGCAAACATCAGGGAGGCGGTGGAGTCCCTGAAGGGATGCCCGATCCTCGGGACGGTGTACAACGCGGCCGCCGTCGACGGCACCGACAGCCGTTACTCGTACTATCAGGGGTACGAGCGCACCGAGTGA
- a CDS encoding XrtA/PEP-CTERM system-associated ATPase, which translates to MYEAFFGLRKKPFELVPDPEFIYLSRSHRKALIYLDYGIRERAGFILLTGDVGSGKTTLIRDILNKGYANVTLSKIFNTRVTAEQLLAMINDDFGLPVAGKDRVSLMRDLNDFLLEQYAAGHQPILIIDEAQNLEADLLEDIRMLSNLESAHGKLLQIVLVGQPELRETLAAPELLQLRQRISINCHLKALGREEMTEYVLHRMEVAGNREALIFPRETLDLVYQYSRGIPRLINIICDFLMLSAFAEEVREITLEMARDVVGDLDFEQHFWGGGEGEGPSTHSAVVAATGVTAQGGEIVAALGELAGLLALLRDDFNAHVEKDERAISELGANLARLNGALAQLEVQTNLRQPEVGLVRRLFGATEKP; encoded by the coding sequence ATGTACGAGGCATTCTTCGGCCTGCGAAAAAAACCGTTCGAACTGGTGCCCGACCCGGAGTTCATCTACCTGAGCCGCTCGCACCGCAAGGCTCTTATCTATCTCGATTACGGCATCAGGGAGCGGGCCGGGTTCATTCTCCTCACCGGCGACGTCGGGTCAGGGAAGACCACCCTCATCCGAGACATCCTGAACAAGGGGTACGCCAACGTCACCCTTTCGAAGATATTCAACACGCGCGTGACCGCGGAGCAGCTCCTTGCGATGATAAACGACGACTTCGGCCTTCCGGTGGCGGGGAAGGACAGGGTGTCGCTCATGCGCGACCTGAACGATTTCCTCCTGGAGCAGTATGCCGCTGGGCACCAGCCGATCCTCATCATCGACGAGGCGCAGAATCTCGAGGCGGATCTTCTGGAAGACATCCGCATGCTCTCGAACCTGGAGAGCGCCCATGGAAAGCTCCTGCAGATCGTCCTGGTGGGGCAGCCCGAGTTGCGCGAGACGCTCGCGGCGCCCGAGCTTTTGCAGCTGAGGCAGCGGATCAGCATCAACTGCCACCTGAAGGCGCTCGGCCGCGAGGAGATGACAGAGTACGTCCTGCACCGCATGGAGGTCGCGGGGAACCGCGAGGCGCTGATCTTTCCGCGGGAGACGCTCGATCTCGTGTACCAGTACAGCAGGGGGATCCCGAGGCTCATCAACATCATCTGCGACTTCCTCATGCTCTCCGCTTTTGCGGAGGAGGTGCGGGAAATCACCCTGGAGATGGCGCGCGACGTGGTGGGGGATCTCGATTTCGAGCAGCACTTCTGGGGGGGAGGTGAAGGGGAAGGGCCTTCGACCCACTCCGCCGTCGTCGCCGCAACCGGCGTCACGGCGCAAGGCGGCGAGATCGTGGCGGCGCTGGGCGAACTCGCCGGGCTCCTCGCCCTCCTGCGGGACGATTTCAACGCCCACGTGGAGAAGGATGAACGGGCGATATCGGAGCTCGGGGCGAATCTGGCGAGGCTGAATGGGGCGCTGGCGCAGCTTGAGGTCCAGACTAACCTGCGTCAGCCTGAGGTGGGGCTGGTGAGAAGGCTCTTCGGGGCGACCGAGAAGCCATGA
- a CDS encoding XrtA system polysaccharide chain length determinant produces MQSSEMDYKKYLQLVLNHKERFVVVALLIMTLAFAVSFVLPRKYQATSTVFIEKNVISELVKGITVTPSMEDTINVLTYAITSRTLLTKVIDSLDMNLSKNQTEMEALIKTLQKNTTVKVKDKNLFTISFLDQNPRVARDFVNTLVRLYIEENISSKRGESYDATKFLSEQIDTFNEKLEKAEAEVNAYKRDNGGIISIDEGKLFEEINTAQQKLYDLQLRRRQLEGMRQVTRKSNDPLQAKLSALQKRLDDLRVQYTDSYPEVVSVRSDIETVREQLRARKGAEAQPLEPQELAKIESEIDAIKVTEEGLRRYVANNRRILQSIPTAKAGLEKLELEKKNQKAIYDQLFSRHGQSEVSKQMEVQDKSTTFRVVDPAVLPVKPSSPDRLKIMLLGMIGGLAGSFGILFLLDQLDTSAKDVEFVKELGLPVLAVIPRMTDPVQVAARKKRSRRIFCLAGVYFMLMLVFPAMEVLNLTYMDRALDKVYAGGSH; encoded by the coding sequence ATGCAGTCTTCCGAAATGGACTACAAAAAGTACCTGCAGCTGGTACTAAACCACAAAGAGCGGTTCGTGGTCGTCGCGCTTCTCATCATGACGCTCGCGTTTGCGGTGAGCTTCGTCCTCCCGAGGAAGTACCAGGCGACGAGCACCGTATTCATCGAGAAGAACGTGATCAGCGAGCTGGTGAAGGGGATCACCGTGACCCCCTCCATGGAAGACACCATCAACGTCCTTACCTATGCAATCACCAGCCGCACCCTTCTCACGAAGGTCATCGACAGTCTGGACATGAACCTCAGCAAGAACCAGACGGAGATGGAAGCGCTCATCAAGACGCTGCAGAAAAACACCACGGTGAAGGTAAAAGACAAGAATCTCTTCACCATCTCCTTTCTGGACCAGAACCCCCGAGTGGCCAGGGACTTCGTGAACACCCTCGTGCGCCTCTACATCGAGGAGAACATCTCCTCCAAGCGCGGCGAGTCGTACGACGCCACGAAGTTCCTCTCGGAGCAGATCGACACCTTCAACGAGAAGCTGGAGAAGGCCGAGGCAGAGGTTAACGCCTACAAAAGGGACAACGGCGGCATCATTTCCATCGACGAGGGGAAGCTCTTCGAGGAGATCAACACCGCCCAGCAAAAGCTCTATGACCTGCAGCTCAGGCGCCGCCAGTTGGAAGGGATGCGCCAGGTGACGAGAAAATCGAACGACCCCCTGCAGGCGAAGCTCTCCGCCCTGCAAAAACGCCTCGATGATCTGCGGGTGCAGTACACCGACAGCTACCCCGAGGTCGTCAGCGTACGGAGCGACATCGAGACGGTAAGGGAGCAGCTGAGGGCTCGCAAGGGAGCGGAGGCGCAGCCTCTGGAACCGCAGGAACTCGCGAAGATAGAGTCGGAGATAGATGCGATAAAGGTGACCGAGGAAGGGCTCAGGCGCTACGTGGCGAACAACAGGAGGATCCTGCAGTCGATACCGACGGCGAAAGCGGGGCTGGAAAAGCTCGAGCTGGAAAAGAAGAACCAGAAGGCGATCTACGACCAGCTCTTCTCCCGCCACGGCCAGTCGGAGGTCTCGAAGCAGATGGAGGTGCAGGACAAGTCCACCACCTTCCGCGTCGTCGATCCGGCAGTCCTCCCGGTGAAGCCGTCCAGCCCGGATCGCCTGAAGATCATGCTGCTGGGGATGATTGGGGGGCTTGCCGGGAGCTTCGGCATCCTCTTCCTCCTCGACCAGCTCGACACCTCCGCAAAAGACGTGGAGTTCGTGAAAGAGCTCGGCTTGCCGGTCCTCGCGGTGATCCCCCGCATGACCGACCCGGTGCAGGTTGCGGCAAGGAAGAAGCGCAGCCGCCGCATCTTCTGCCTCGCGGGGGTCTACTTCATGCTGATGCTCGTCTTCCCGGCGATGGAGGTACTGAATCTTACCTACATGGACCGGGCACTGGACAAGGTTTACGCCGGCGGGTCGCATTAG
- a CDS encoding polysaccharide deacetylase family protein: MVAVPVLMYHALEAPGHASGIDDPGEGVYLLQAEEFRAQMDFLKREGYHTLLLDEVLSENLPFGKAVVLTFDDGHDSNYHLALPILQEYGFRAEFFITTDWIGTPHYLTMAQVRALGRGGMGIGSHAASHRLLSDLPAVEQERELGHSKRVLEEILDREILFFSAPGGRFDAGSAARAEKAGYRGFCTSRPFLWHRRGEGTIPRFAVRGGDTALVKDVVRQRGRTLLEVGVTYQLLNGVKRLMGNGLYNRLRSMALAVRPTLATGEAQSNPEGTGAE; encoded by the coding sequence GTGGTCGCGGTGCCGGTGCTCATGTACCACGCTCTCGAGGCTCCCGGGCACGCCTCCGGGATAGACGACCCGGGAGAGGGGGTGTATCTGCTGCAGGCAGAAGAGTTCCGCGCCCAGATGGACTTCCTGAAGAGGGAAGGTTACCACACTCTCCTTCTGGACGAGGTCCTCTCCGAGAACCTTCCCTTTGGCAAGGCAGTGGTGTTGACCTTTGACGACGGGCATGACTCCAACTATCACCTGGCCCTCCCCATCCTTCAGGAGTACGGTTTCCGGGCCGAGTTTTTCATCACCACGGACTGGATCGGCACCCCACACTACCTCACCATGGCGCAGGTGAGAGCGCTTGGGCGGGGGGGGATGGGGATTGGCAGCCACGCCGCCAGCCACCGACTCCTGAGCGATCTCCCGGCCGTGGAACAGGAACGGGAGCTGGGACATTCGAAGCGGGTGCTGGAGGAGATCCTTGATCGCGAAATCCTCTTCTTCTCCGCCCCGGGGGGCAGGTTCGATGCCGGCAGCGCGGCCCGCGCGGAGAAGGCGGGTTATCGGGGCTTCTGCACCTCCCGCCCCTTTTTGTGGCACCGGCGGGGGGAGGGCACCATCCCCCGTTTTGCGGTACGAGGCGGTGACACCGCACTAGTCAAGGATGTGGTGCGACAAAGGGGGAGGACCCTGCTTGAGGTGGGAGTCACCTATCAACTCCTTAATGGCGTTAAAAGGCTGATGGGTAACGGTCTCTACAATCGGTTGCGCAGTATGGCCCTTGCGGTGCGCCCAACTCTCGCGACAGGGGAAGCGCAAAGCAATCCAGAAGGTACAGGTGCCGAGTGA
- a CDS encoding glycosyltransferase — MKCGSFIIFSSDDWGWKTSKYQVSIRLARDNTVLFISSVGFRPPTASRGDLGRIFRKVKDFLRGVRQVEPNLYVLTPLIIPFWRGGYVERLNVGLLAVQIAWARVRLKIADPYLLVFSQNWHDLVVRQKRRKLVYYCVDDHSGFSGLNAQSFQKKDEALTQVADLVLCSSRLLYERKREVCGRVEYLPHGVDYHHFSRAVLDPALQPPPETAPLKRPVVGFFGHISYDWVDVDLLKRLAKSRPSWTVLLIGRYSIAEDEFASFPNVVYVGEKDFAELPAYCKAMDVGLIPFLKSRLTDHCNPLKLYEYLAAGLPVVSTDIPEVSYFKDRVRIAGDAELFIDACDAAVAEGEVPRKARSVAMAGFSWDRRVETICMLLREGNRVSA; from the coding sequence GTGAAGTGTGGTTCGTTCATAATATTCTCCTCCGATGACTGGGGGTGGAAGACCAGCAAATACCAGGTCTCCATCCGACTGGCACGTGACAACACCGTCCTTTTCATCTCGTCGGTAGGCTTTCGTCCCCCTACCGCCTCGCGCGGGGACCTCGGGCGCATCTTTCGCAAGGTAAAGGATTTCCTGCGGGGGGTGAGGCAGGTGGAGCCGAACCTCTATGTGCTCACCCCTTTGATCATTCCCTTTTGGCGCGGCGGCTACGTGGAGAGGCTGAACGTCGGGCTGCTTGCTGTGCAGATCGCCTGGGCGCGGGTGAGGCTCAAGATCGCTGACCCCTATCTCCTCGTCTTCTCCCAGAACTGGCACGATCTGGTGGTGCGGCAAAAACGTCGCAAGCTGGTGTATTACTGCGTGGACGACCACTCGGGGTTCAGCGGCCTCAATGCCCAGTCCTTTCAAAAAAAGGACGAGGCCCTGACACAAGTCGCCGACCTGGTGCTCTGCTCCTCCCGGTTGCTCTACGAACGGAAGAGGGAGGTGTGCGGCCGGGTCGAGTATCTGCCGCACGGCGTCGACTACCATCATTTCTCCAGGGCTGTCCTCGACCCGGCGCTGCAGCCCCCCCCGGAGACGGCGCCATTGAAAAGGCCGGTGGTGGGCTTTTTCGGACATATCTCCTACGATTGGGTGGATGTGGATCTTTTGAAGCGTCTCGCGAAATCGCGCCCTTCCTGGACCGTGCTCCTCATCGGACGCTATTCCATCGCCGAAGACGAGTTCGCCTCCTTCCCCAACGTCGTATATGTCGGCGAAAAGGACTTTGCGGAGCTCCCCGCGTACTGCAAGGCAATGGATGTGGGGCTGATCCCCTTTCTGAAGTCGCGCCTCACCGATCATTGCAACCCTCTGAAGCTTTACGAGTACCTTGCCGCCGGTCTTCCCGTCGTTTCTACCGACATCCCGGAGGTGTCTTACTTCAAGGACCGCGTCCGGATCGCTGGTGACGCCGAACTCTTCATTGACGCCTGCGACGCGGCCGTAGCCGAGGGGGAGGTGCCCAGAAAGGCTCGTAGCGTCGCCATGGCCGGCTTCAGCTGGGACCGGCGGGTGGAGACAATCTGCATGTTGCTGAGGGAGGGAAACCGTGTCTCTGCGTAG